atataaaaaatgtaaatatttataaaaaaataaatataattaaatgattttctaaaatcaatacattaaaattaaatatataatagtatccCTACTATTAGCTAGGTGTGTATTAATAACCTACATATTTTATTGTTGACTTATTTTCATTCTGtcaaaaaaaagttattattatCCAGGTAAGGAGGTATACCTATGCTTAGCTTATTCAAATTCTAGATTACACATCAAACAATTAAAACATCCCTGATGTATTTATCTGTTAAACAAGTTTAAGTAgatttagtattaattattttatgaaaacaagctctgaatattttttattttttaattacctaTTAGGATTCTCACAAATCactcattaattattaaaaatttattttgtgttttttaatatataaaagggTCAGAATATACTATTGTGGAACAGTAGAAGTGACCCCTAACGTCCAAATTCTGCTCATGCTCTTTCCTTGATATTTCTATCACcttgaattaattaatttaaatatagtacAAGCTAAGCTAGCTAACATGCTTCCTTGCATAATAAGAATCTTGTTCGTTGACTTGACTAATTAATTCACAATATATTACCACTCTAGCATTAAACAATcacttctttctctttcattattCTCTCATCAGTTTCTTTCATTCCAAACTATCATATTCATGTTCATCATCACCACCTAAAACTCAAAGCTCTAGCTTCATCTTCATGCTCCAACATCTGGTACCCCCTCCCCCCCaattggtttttcttttttttatttcttttattgtttggaaaaaataattaagtaattttcaatttttcatgtgttttttaattatttttcttaaattagtttgaactaataattaatttcttgtgttttttttttatttgtcataAATTAGTTTTTCATAGTAGCCGCCAGATGCACCAAACGGAATGAGAAATAAGGTGGGAAGTAGTGTTGATTTTGAGATATTCACATGGAAAATTGAAGATTTCACAAAGAAAGATATCACCAAATTAAGCTCCAAGGCTTTCAAAATACGTGGCTATACATGGTAATATAATTAAGTACTAGTAAATTAAAAACATGTATCaagtttttattctttattttctattgaatttgtgaaattttattaatatctcTTAACTTAAAGTATTATGTATGTGTCTGGATTTTTATGTGATAGGAAGCTTGTTGTGCATCCAGTGAGGAACGATGTGAATCATTTTTCATTGTATTTAATGGTTGCTGATAATTTACCTCCTTATGGATGGACAAGAAACACTTTCTTCAAGTTGGCTCTAATCAATCAAGTTGATAGAAGAAAGTCAATTGTGAAGGGTAAGCCACCTATCCATGTCTAATCTTATTTATTAgttgtttaattttcttaatttgttgttgattttattgtatatatagtaTTAGCATAGCAAATGTGTAACATTATTTTAaatcgaaaaatataaaatttagagtgATTTTTATTCttccaataaaaataatcataagaTTTAGAGTGATAAAACAAACAGTTAATATTCTCAAACAAGTGTGCTAGATTATTGTTTCaccaaaataatatagataaacaaTTAAacatacttaatttttttattgattttgtcatatgaaattattatatgtattacaatcatgttaaatatatatcaaattagctactaatacaaaatacatattaaaataccTCTTTAATGATGTTGAACAATAGAATATTGATATTgtgaaaattttaagattatgtttgtataaataaaatatcttatattggagtttttttttcccttttcccTTTACCTATGAATTGTAGACACACAACAGAAATTCAATGGAGGACATAGATGTTGGGGTTCATTCTTCATGAATCTAAAAGATTTCCAtgaccatagacaaggttaccTTGTGAGGAACACATGCATCATTGAAGCACACATTTGTGTCTCCAATTTTCCACCACCTCTAGACACCAACATCATAAACCCAATCAATGATGATTATTCCATCTtagataataacaataacactaATAATCCACCACCTTCAACAACAAATCATGCTAATCTTCGATCCTCATGTGATGAAATTACAAATAGCccctcaacatcatcatcacaaTCATCATCAAGGTCTAGTCCAAATGAATTATTAGGTAACAATAGTGAAATCCAAGCTTCATCAAAAAAACAACTAAGACTAAGAGACCTAATAGATTTGCAAGCCTTAAAAGATTACATTCCATTGTTAGAAGAAGTTTGCACATGGCACCCTTCACTTTTACATAGCCAAAAGAATAGGACTCAAGCTTTTAGGTTATGGGCATTCACATCATTAGGCcaagttcttcactttcttaaGACAAAGAAGGTTAAGGACATTGATGACAATGACATAAAAACCCTTCAAGGTTTGTGGGATGAACTTGAGAAGTCTTCAGGGTTTGAATTGGCTTGGCTTCAGCCTTATGTTGAGGCTGCATTGAGTGTGAAGGCTCACTtgcaaaaaacaaagaaattgaagaaattgGTGGATCATGTTGTTGGTTTGGAAATTAAGATGAAGAAATTGAGAGGGGAACTTGCTGCTGCTGAAGCTGAGTTTGAGATTGCAAGAAAAGACTTGTCTCAAGTCAGAAAAGGGTTTCAAAAGATGGATGTGAATGCTACTATTGGTTATGCCAtgttctaataataataatgatgatgaatttgttattattattaacatgTGGTTAatgaatttgttattattaatcaTATGTCATTTCTCTTGTAACATTTTTTAACATACCTAGAGTTATTGATCTTAGAAATTGCAACATATGATTACTTCATGTTCATAGCTATATATGTAAGGTACAGTACTTTTGGTACTTTATTATTGTAATGATAGacattaactttaatttatcttatacaaaaatttataatgtatttattttatctagATTAACTTATTCTTGAAAAATGTCAGTAATTATAATCAATATgatattaatcaaatttaataagtattttactctcttattaagtaattttgatatataaaaattaaaaataagggtaaagtagaaaaaaaaaagatgaaaaagatataGTACACACCTCCATgcatgttaaaaatatatacatttacattaaattttccccatttttatattaatatatcatGGTACATgagatatatataataatgagATCAATATTGTAATAAGGCTAATGACTTGGTCCGTCCAGAGCAAGGTTTGAATTTTCATTCTAATAATGTTTTAATTTCTTGTGCATGAGTTAGTTATTGACTTATTGGTTAGCCTCGCTCTCAATCATGGATTCATGGGGTGCCACCACCCATCATAATTGAAGAGAATCCAATTTTGATTCCAAAACCAATTATTCTATGTCTTAATTAGTGCAGCAACTTGTACCTGTAGGATACTTTGTGCATTCTAATCTtgatgaaaataa
This sequence is a window from Arachis duranensis cultivar V14167 chromosome 2, aradu.V14167.gnm2.J7QH, whole genome shotgun sequence. Protein-coding genes within it:
- the LOC107476013 gene encoding MATH domain and coiled-coil domain-containing protein At3g58270-like, producing the protein MRNKVGSSVDFEIFTWKIEDFTKKDITKLSSKAFKIRGYTWKLVVHPVRNDVNHFSLYLMVADNLPPYGWTRNTFFKLALINQVDRRKSIVKDTQQKFNGGHRCWGSFFMNLKDFHDHRQGYLVRNTCIIEAHICVSNFPPPLDTNIINPINDDYSILDNNNNTNNPPPSTTNHANLRSSCDEITNSPSTSSSQSSSRSSPNELLGNNSEIQASSKKQLRLRDLIDLQALKDYIPLLEEVCTWHPSLLHSQKNRTQAFRLWAFTSLGQVLHFLKTKKVKDIDDNDIKTLQGLWDELEKSSGFELAWLQPYVEAALSVKAHLQKTKKLKKLVDHVVGLEIKMKKLRGELAAAEAEFEIARKDLSQVRKGFQKMDVNATIGYAMF